A single genomic interval of Cydia splendana chromosome 10, ilCydSple1.2, whole genome shotgun sequence harbors:
- the LOC134794241 gene encoding polycomb protein Scm: MSNNTVGSSGPAPGKIRGPGRPPKRTCTWCAESKTPLKYVWPTENSKKEFCSETCLSEFRQAYSKGACLHCDTVIRGNAPSNSKNFCSTYCLNKYQKKNEKRTTSPHSGNGANGSENHSNNNTTGTFYDIYQTFDWAEYMKETNSTAAPQECFKQAPVPPDNDFKINMKLEALDPRNLTSTCIASVVGVLGPRLRLRLDGSDNKNDFWRLVDAGDIHPIGHCEKNEGMLQPPLGFRMNASSWPMFLLKTLNGAEMAPAKVFQPEPPTPKSNLFVVGQKLEAVDKKNPQLICCATIGAVRNDQIHVNFDGWRGAFDYWCKYDSRDIFPVGWCARAGHPLQPPGQKSATTPSRFKFRTSGIPNPALPEGGSTGAGNSTTITSTPAATVRLHIRSGCSGGSSSLPSVISGSGPSGAAEALAKDLLSVHPDPQRLTRAILTASSSYSNINNVQVSTGSKNYTVKVPSELSTDELKNWLKAVCEGLNCCLGMIEIDSGDAAGRSCQLCGESPSESVSTAVKRTTSDGGSAAGSSGGKLARVSAAGWGVASSTTGAPPCSAGAPPPPGAGAAPADWSVEDVIGFIAAADPALAAHADLFRKHEIDGKALLLLNSDMMMKYMGLKLGPALKICNLVSKIKNRRHYST, translated from the exons ATGTCAAACAATACAGTTGGCTCATCGGGGCCAGCTCCCGGCAAAATACGTGGACCTGGAAGACCACCGAAACGTACCTGCACTTGGTGCGCTGAAAGTAAGACGCCTCTCAAGTACGTTTGGCCGACAGAAAACAGTAAAAAAGAGTTTTGTTCGGAAACGTGTCTATCAGAATTCAGGCAAGCGTATAGCAAAGGCGCCTGCCTTCATTGCGATACGGTTATTCGAGGTAATGCTCCCTCAAACAGTAAGAACTTTTGTTCTACgtactgtttaaataaatatcaaaagaaaaatgaaaaacgGACGACCTCTCCTCACTCCGGCAACGGAGCCAACGGCTCCGAAAATCATTCTAATAACAACACAACTGgaactttctatgatatttacCAGACTTTCGATTGGGCGGAATATATGAAAGAGACCAATAGTACGGCTGCGCCGCAGGAATGTTTCAAACAAGCACCAGTGCCACCTGATAATGATTTCAAAATCAATATGAAGCTCGAGGCTCTGGATCCGCGCAACTTGACATCGACGTGTATCGCGAGCGTAGTCGGCGTGCTCGGACCGCGGCTGCGGCTGCGGCTCGACGGCAGCGACAACAAGAACGACTTCTGGCGGCTCGTGGACGCGGGCGACATACATCCAATTGGACATTGTGAGAAAAATGAAGGCATGCTACAACCTCCTCTAGGTTTTCGAATGAACGCAAGCAGCTGGCCAATGTTTTTACTCAAAACACTGAATGGGGCAGAGATGGCCCCGGCAAAGGTGTTCCAACCTGAGCCTCCAACTCCCAAATCAAATCTGTTTGTAGTTGGACAGAAGCTAGAAGCAgtagataaaaaaaatcctcaGCTCATTTGCTGTGCAACAATTGGGGCTGTAAGAAATGACCAGATCCATGTTAACTTTGATGGCTGGAGGGGAGCATTTGATTACTGGTGTAAATATGATTCAAGAGATATATTCCCTGTTGGCTGGTGTGCCAGGGCTGGCCATCCATTGCAGCCACCAGGGCAGAAAAGTGCTACTACACCATCCAG GTTTAAGTTCCGAACCAGTGGAATACCAAATCCAGCCTTACCAGAAGGTGGCTCCACTGGGGCTGGTAATTCTACTACTATCACATCAACACCTGCGGCAACTGTGAGGTTGCATATCCGCAGTGGCTGCTCCGGGGGCAGCAGTTCCTTGCCCAGTGTGATCTCAGGCTCCGGGCCGTCCGGGGCTGCAGAGGCTTTAGCTAAAGACTTGCTCAGTGTTCATCCTGACCCTCAGAGGTTGACACGGGCTATACTAACAGCATCTAGTAGCtattcaaatataaataatgtacaG GTTTCAACAGGGAGTAAGAATTACACAGTAAAAGTGCCATCAGAACTATCAACTGATGAGTTGAAGAATTGGCTGAAAGCTGTGTGCGAGGGACTGAACTGTTGCTTGGGGATGATAGAGATAGATTCAGGAGATGCTGCAGGCCGGTCCTGTCAGTTGTGTGGGGAGTCGCCTTCAGAGAGTGTTTCTACGGCTGTCAAGAGGACTACAAGT GACGGAGGGTCGGCGGCGGGCAGCAGCGGCGGCAAGCTGGCGCGCGTGTCGGCGGCGGGCTGGGGCGTGGCGTCGTCCACCACGGGCGCGCCGCCGTGCAGCgcgggcgcgccgccgccgccgggcgcgggcgcggcgccggCGGACTGGTCGGTGGAGGACGTCATCGGCTTCATCGCCGCCGCCGACCCCGCGCTCGCCGCGCACGCCGACCTCTTCCGGAAACAT GAAATCGATGGAAAGGCGTTACTACTTCTCAATTCAGACATGATGATGAAGTATATGGGTTTAAAGCTTGGCCCAGCTCTAAAAATCTGTAATTTagtatcaaaaataaaaaatcgccGGCATTATAGCACCTAG